A part of Aquaspirillum sp. LM1 genomic DNA contains:
- a CDS encoding DMT family transporter, translating to MSFSLHFTAAGHPRAPFSFFPRLADWPLGPLLAGLAALFWAGNFVAGRALHDSLTPLHMAFGRWSVALICLLPWVWPRVRQHWRSFVPWTGTLLALALTGVAACNTLIYQGLQTTPATQAVLLNALTPVLILAFSALAARRRPGSRQLLGLGVSLLGVLVLVSRGQPWQLNAWTPSGGDAWVFAGCCCWAAYTLLMRRLPAQLDRLTLASLCMLLGWLMLLPLALWETQQHGLPSLSGAAISGVLYLGVFPSVIAYLCYNRAIAELGAERASACLHLVPAFGAVLSCLLLGETLHPWHVAGIAAVFAGLALGRVRPH from the coding sequence ATGTCTTTTTCCCTGCACTTTACGGCAGCGGGTCACCCCCGTGCGCCTTTTTCTTTTTTCCCCCGTCTGGCCGACTGGCCATTGGGCCCCTTGCTGGCTGGGTTGGCCGCCTTGTTCTGGGCGGGCAATTTTGTGGCTGGCCGGGCGCTGCACGACAGCCTTACCCCATTGCACATGGCCTTTGGCCGCTGGAGCGTGGCGCTGATTTGCCTGTTGCCCTGGGTCTGGCCGCGTGTGCGCCAGCACTGGCGCAGCTTTGTGCCCTGGACCGGCACGCTGCTGGCGCTGGCGCTGACCGGGGTGGCGGCGTGCAATACGCTGATTTACCAGGGCCTGCAAACCACGCCGGCCACCCAGGCGGTGCTGCTGAATGCGCTGACGCCCGTGCTGATTCTGGCCTTCAGCGCCCTGGCGGCGCGGCGGCGGCCTGGTTCGCGTCAGTTGCTCGGCCTGGGGGTGTCGCTGCTGGGGGTGCTGGTGCTGGTCAGCCGTGGCCAGCCCTGGCAACTGAACGCCTGGACACCCAGTGGCGGCGATGCCTGGGTGTTTGCCGGCTGCTGCTGCTGGGCGGCCTACACCTTGCTGATGCGCCGTCTGCCCGCCCAGCTTGACCGGCTGACCCTGGCCAGCCTGTGCATGCTGCTGGGCTGGCTGATGCTGCTGCCACTGGCGCTATGGGAGACGCAACAGCATGGCCTGCCCTCGCTGTCTGGTGCGGCAATCAGCGGGGTGCTGTATCTGGGGGTGTTTCCGTCAGTGATTGCCTACCTGTGCTACAACCGGGCCATTGCCGAGCTGGGGGCCGAACGGGCCAGCGCCTGCCTGCATCTGGTGCCGGCGTTTGGCGCGGTGTTGTCCTGCCTGCTGCTGGGGGAAACATTGCACCCCTGGCATGTGGCCGGGATTGCCGCCGTGTTTGCCGGGCTGGCGCTGGGCCGGGTGCGCCCGCACTGA
- a CDS encoding MAPEG family protein: protein MSLAYWCLLIAGLLPYVWALVAKLGAPYDNHCPRDVLAQAQGHRKRANWAQANAFESLPLFIAAVLVASIRQADASQIDNAALLFVLARIAHGLFYIADLARPRSLAWLIGLGCVVYLFGLAAGMAWLHPLDSLQSAVSAAS, encoded by the coding sequence ATGTCTCTTGCTTACTGGTGCCTGCTGATTGCTGGCCTGCTGCCCTATGTGTGGGCGCTGGTGGCCAAGCTGGGCGCGCCTTACGACAATCATTGCCCGCGTGACGTGCTGGCGCAGGCGCAGGGCCATCGCAAGCGGGCCAACTGGGCGCAGGCCAATGCATTTGAATCACTGCCACTGTTCATTGCCGCCGTGCTGGTGGCTTCAATTCGCCAGGCAGACGCCAGCCAGATCGACAATGCCGCGCTGCTGTTTGTGCTGGCGCGCATTGCCCATGGCCTGTTTTATATTGCCGACCTGGCCCGGCCGCGCTCGCTGGCCTGGCTGATTGGGCTGGGCTGCGTGGTCTATCTGTTTGGGCTGGCAGCCGGCATGGCGTGGCTGCATCCGCTGGACAGCCTTCAGTCAGCAGTATCCGCCGCGAGCTGA
- a CDS encoding heavy metal translocating P-type ATPase has product MSQTCFHCGLPVPPGVDFPIRDRDTTHPACCAGCQAVAQTILDSGLGEYYTHRTAEARQADPLPDELLERLRLYDSPALQASFVRSEDGDIREAALILEGITCAACIWLNEHHLQRLPGVLSVDINYTSHRARVRWDNQRIALSSILQAIGDIGYHAHPYDADRQEKLAQQERKQAINRLWVAGLSMMQVMMYAVPIYLAPAGEIDPQWLWLLHWSSLILTLPVVLYSALPFYRATWRDLKTRRVGMDTPVTIGILTAFFASLWALLNHIDHGIYFDSVSMFVFLLLGGRYLEGIARRKAGAAAESLVKLVPAFCHRLPDWPDARTEEAVVATLAAGDVLRVNAGETVPADGDILAGQSAVNEALLTGESRPLPRAPGDTVIAGSINLDSPLTVRVTHTGPNTRLAGVVRLLDQALADKPRLAVLADRFAGWFVALLLLTAAASYLGWWWIDPERALWIMVAVLVISCPCALSLATPAALTAATGHLASIGLLTTRGHALETLAKVTDAVFDKTGTLTHGDMRLLATLSLDATPPAQAQALAAALEQHAHHPIARAFAAEAPTNAPALPTIDAVGYLAGRGLHASIDGQAWRLGKPDYVAELAGARPAALAGWHDDATVVALGHAGGWVAAFALGDALRPQARTLIDALRAHGVRSHILSGDAPSTVAAVAAQLGVDSAQGGLLPEDKLAQVAAWQAEGRRVLMLGDGVNDAPVLARADVSVAMGGGADVARMSGDMVLVNDQLTRIDQAIVLARRTLQIIRQNLWWAVAYNLIALPLAISGHITPWLASLGMASSSLLVVSNALRLVRR; this is encoded by the coding sequence ATGAGCCAAACCTGTTTCCATTGCGGCCTGCCGGTGCCGCCAGGGGTTGATTTCCCCATCCGTGACCGGGACACCACTCACCCTGCCTGCTGCGCCGGCTGTCAGGCCGTGGCGCAGACCATTCTGGACAGCGGCCTGGGCGAGTATTACACCCACCGCACCGCCGAAGCCCGCCAGGCCGACCCGCTGCCGGACGAGCTGCTCGAACGCCTGCGCCTGTACGACAGCCCAGCCTTGCAGGCCAGTTTTGTCCGCAGCGAAGACGGCGATATCCGTGAAGCGGCGCTGATTCTGGAAGGCATTACCTGCGCGGCCTGTATCTGGCTGAACGAACACCACCTGCAGCGCCTGCCCGGCGTGCTGTCGGTAGATATCAACTACACCAGCCATCGCGCCAGGGTGCGCTGGGACAATCAGCGCATTGCCCTGTCCAGCATCCTGCAAGCCATTGGCGACATTGGCTACCACGCCCACCCCTACGATGCCGACCGCCAGGAAAAACTGGCCCAGCAAGAGCGCAAGCAGGCAATCAACCGGCTGTGGGTAGCCGGGCTGTCGATGATGCAGGTGATGATGTACGCGGTGCCGATTTATCTGGCCCCCGCTGGCGAGATCGACCCGCAATGGCTGTGGCTGCTGCACTGGTCCAGCCTGATTCTGACCCTGCCGGTGGTGCTGTATTCGGCGCTGCCGTTTTACCGCGCCACCTGGCGCGACCTGAAAACCCGGCGGGTGGGGATGGACACCCCGGTGACCATCGGCATTCTGACGGCGTTTTTTGCCAGCCTGTGGGCGCTGCTCAACCACATTGACCACGGCATTTACTTTGATTCGGTATCGATGTTTGTGTTCTTGCTGCTGGGCGGGCGCTACCTGGAAGGCATTGCCCGGCGCAAGGCTGGCGCGGCAGCGGAAAGCCTGGTCAAGCTGGTGCCGGCGTTTTGCCACCGCCTGCCCGACTGGCCGGACGCGCGCACCGAAGAAGCCGTGGTGGCCACACTGGCCGCCGGCGACGTGCTACGGGTGAACGCGGGCGAAACCGTGCCGGCGGATGGGGATATTCTGGCCGGACAGAGCGCGGTCAACGAAGCGCTGCTGACCGGGGAAAGCCGCCCGCTGCCGCGCGCGCCCGGCGACACGGTGATTGCCGGCAGCATCAATCTGGACAGCCCGCTGACCGTGCGGGTCACCCACACCGGGCCAAACACCCGGCTGGCCGGCGTGGTGCGCCTCTTGGATCAGGCGCTGGCCGACAAACCCCGGCTGGCGGTGCTGGCCGACCGCTTTGCCGGCTGGTTTGTTGCCCTGCTGCTGCTGACCGCCGCCGCCAGCTATCTGGGCTGGTGGTGGATCGACCCGGAGCGGGCGCTGTGGATCATGGTGGCGGTGCTGGTGATTTCCTGCCCGTGCGCCTTGTCGCTGGCCACCCCGGCAGCGCTGACCGCCGCCACCGGCCATCTGGCCAGCATTGGCCTGCTGACCACCCGTGGCCATGCGCTGGAAACCCTGGCCAAAGTTACCGACGCGGTGTTCGACAAGACCGGCACGCTCACCCATGGCGACATGCGCCTGCTGGCCACCCTGAGCCTGGATGCCACACCACCAGCCCAGGCGCAGGCGTTGGCCGCCGCACTGGAACAACACGCCCATCACCCCATTGCCCGCGCTTTTGCTGCTGAAGCGCCCACCAATGCGCCAGCGTTGCCGACCATCGACGCCGTGGGCTATCTGGCTGGTCGTGGCTTGCACGCCAGCATCGACGGCCAGGCCTGGCGGCTGGGCAAGCCAGACTATGTGGCCGAACTGGCGGGCGCGCGGCCAGCGGCGCTGGCGGGCTGGCATGACGACGCCACCGTGGTGGCGCTGGGGCATGCCGGCGGCTGGGTGGCGGCGTTTGCGCTGGGCGATGCCCTGCGTCCGCAAGCGCGTACGCTGATTGACGCGCTGCGCGCCCACGGCGTGCGCAGCCATATCCTGTCGGGTGATGCGCCATCCACCGTCGCCGCCGTGGCGGCGCAGCTTGGCGTGGACAGCGCCCAGGGCGGCCTGCTGCCAGAAGACAAACTGGCGCAGGTGGCCGCCTGGCAGGCCGAAGGCCGCCGGGTGCTGATGCTGGGCGATGGGGTGAACGATGCGCCAGTGCTGGCGCGTGCGGATGTGTCGGTGGCCATGGGCGGCGGTGCCGACGTGGCGCGGATGAGCGGCGACATGGTGCTGGTAAACGACCAGCTGACCCGGATCGACCAGGCCATTGTGCTGGCCCGGCGCACGCTGCAGATCATCCGCCAGAACCTGTGGTGGGCGGTGGCGTACAACCTGATTGCCCTGCCGCTGGCCATCAGCGGCCATATCACCCCATGGCTGGCCAGCCTGGGCATGGCCAGCAGCTCGCTGCTGGTGGTGAGCAATGCCCTGCGGCTGGTCAGGCGCTGA
- a CDS encoding energy-coupling factor ABC transporter permease codes for MHFPAQFFAPATLWLTLAMVVLLLLEAVRRTPWRTLNPVALNAWMGACVVVMLFWSLKGGFKPGLEFHLLGGAAFALMAGPWLALIGLAIVLAAVSAYGMAEWSAFGVNYLVMAALPVALTGLTLRLARRLPANYFVYIFFNAFLTGWLSFFCAGLLAVCALALADAYPPDYLFGDALSFYFLLSWSEAFTTGLVLAIFVVYKPHWVATFDDQRYLYAKPPG; via the coding sequence ATGCACTTCCCCGCCCAGTTTTTTGCCCCGGCCACCCTGTGGCTCACCCTGGCCATGGTGGTGTTGCTCCTGCTGGAGGCGGTGCGGCGCACGCCCTGGCGCACGCTCAACCCGGTGGCGCTGAATGCCTGGATGGGGGCGTGCGTGGTGGTGATGCTGTTCTGGTCGCTCAAGGGCGGCTTCAAGCCGGGGCTGGAGTTTCACCTGCTGGGCGGCGCGGCGTTTGCGCTGATGGCCGGCCCCTGGCTGGCGCTGATTGGCCTGGCCATTGTGCTGGCGGCGGTCAGCGCCTATGGCATGGCCGAGTGGTCGGCGTTCGGGGTGAACTATCTGGTGATGGCTGCCCTGCCGGTGGCGCTGACCGGGCTGACCCTGCGCCTGGCCCGGCGGCTGCCGGCCAATTACTTTGTCTATATCTTTTTCAATGCATTTCTGACCGGCTGGCTGAGTTTTTTCTGTGCCGGGCTGCTGGCGGTGTGCGCGCTGGCGCTGGCCGATGCTTATCCGCCGGATTATCTGTTTGGCGACGCGCTGAGTTTTTATTTTTTGCTGTCGTGGTCAGAAGCATTCACCACCGGCCTGGTGCTGGCCATTTTCGTGGTGTACAAGCCACACTGGGTGGCCACCTTTGACGACCAGCGCTATTTGTACGCCAAGCCACCGGGCTAA
- a CDS encoding circularly permuted type 2 ATP-grasp protein: MDTDFAGEAAVASSLDDGSLPSPAHFDEWHDAHGVRAHWQQFFQLESPVELAGKQGDADRQIRDNGITYNVYADTQSGPARPWSLDILPFILDEADWQQIASGVSQRARLLNQMLADLYGAQTLLHRGLVPTELVLGHPGYLRALSGHQPAGGVFLHIVAFDLARHPNGRWSVMAQRTQAPSGLGYALENRLIVSRLFPEAFRQLRVQHLASSYRQLLATLTRLSPPAPRQTAPRMVLLTPGPYNETYFEHAYLARYLGIPLVEGSDLTVRGDELFLKTLTGLTPVQVVLRRLDDNFCDPLELRTDSTLGIPGLLQAVRAGKVLMANALGSSFLESPALLGFLPGVCEALLGEPLQLPSLHSWWCGEDAACAEALSELDQRIIKPTYPPGPPYHGNEPILCSQLDPASLAQWRARILQQPGAYTLQENIPLSQAPIWRHGHIAAHPAMLRVFAIADGEGGWQVLPGGLTRIADEPDQPVVSMQRGGSSLDTWVLTSGEVDTFSLLPGQLRPIDLRHKRRLVTSRAAENLFWMGRYAERAEQRVRLAHWALEWLAVNHTSSPGGEHLPLLARLCWHMSLLPGPAPTHTTPGALAHAIRIGLVDADAAWSVAHTLAALAAAASPVRDRLSPTYSRLVLATSRRFSGQQAQRAHQGDYSNAEALADLEQLAVELVAIAGEQADHMTRDDGWRFLAIGRHLERLNLLSMQLGQSFAGLWPPHGAAFELLLALFDSSLTYRSYYQCRQEIPALLDLLVCDDGNPRALNAVLTSLRSELGALPSLPGTAELATLLPVQCPTLEALCQRTPSGQLDTLRCFTQHLQHVSARLSDEIGLHYFNHNPAWQPDDLMPSSRC; the protein is encoded by the coding sequence ATGGACACGGATTTCGCCGGGGAAGCGGCAGTTGCGTCGTCCCTGGACGATGGCAGCCTGCCGTCCCCTGCTCACTTTGACGAGTGGCACGACGCCCACGGCGTGCGTGCGCACTGGCAGCAGTTTTTTCAACTGGAATCGCCGGTGGAACTGGCCGGCAAGCAAGGCGACGCCGACCGGCAAATCCGCGACAACGGCATCACCTACAATGTGTACGCCGACACCCAGAGCGGCCCGGCGCGGCCCTGGTCGCTGGACATCCTGCCGTTTATTCTGGATGAGGCCGACTGGCAGCAGATTGCCAGCGGGGTAAGCCAGCGCGCGCGCCTGCTCAACCAGATGCTGGCCGACCTGTACGGTGCGCAAACCCTGCTGCATCGTGGCCTGGTGCCCACCGAACTGGTGCTGGGCCATCCGGGCTATTTGCGCGCGCTCAGCGGCCATCAGCCGGCTGGCGGGGTGTTTCTGCATATTGTGGCGTTTGACCTGGCCCGCCACCCCAATGGCCGCTGGAGCGTGATGGCCCAGCGCACCCAGGCCCCGTCCGGGCTGGGCTATGCGCTGGAAAACCGGCTGATTGTGTCGCGGCTGTTTCCCGAGGCTTTCCGCCAGCTGCGCGTGCAACACCTGGCCAGCAGCTACCGGCAATTGCTGGCCACCCTCACCCGGTTGAGCCCACCCGCGCCGCGCCAGACGGCGCCGCGCATGGTGCTGCTCACGCCTGGCCCGTATAACGAAACCTACTTTGAACACGCCTACCTGGCGCGCTATCTGGGCATACCGCTGGTCGAAGGCAGCGACCTGACCGTGCGTGGCGATGAGCTGTTCCTGAAAACCCTCACCGGGCTGACCCCAGTGCAAGTGGTGCTGCGCCGGCTGGACGACAACTTCTGCGATCCGCTGGAACTGCGTACCGACTCCACCCTGGGCATTCCCGGCCTGCTGCAGGCGGTGCGCGCCGGCAAGGTGCTGATGGCCAATGCGCTGGGCAGCAGTTTTCTGGAATCCCCCGCCCTGCTGGGCTTTTTGCCTGGCGTGTGCGAGGCGCTGCTGGGCGAGCCGCTGCAACTGCCGTCACTGCATTCCTGGTGGTGTGGCGAGGACGCCGCCTGTGCCGAGGCACTGAGCGAACTCGACCAGCGCATCATCAAGCCCACCTACCCGCCCGGCCCGCCCTACCATGGCAACGAGCCGATCCTGTGCAGCCAGCTCGATCCGGCCAGCCTGGCCCAGTGGCGCGCACGCATTCTGCAGCAACCAGGCGCGTACACCCTGCAGGAGAATATCCCGCTGTCGCAAGCGCCCATCTGGCGGCATGGCCATATTGCCGCCCACCCGGCCATGCTGCGGGTGTTTGCCATTGCCGACGGCGAAGGCGGCTGGCAAGTGCTGCCTGGTGGCCTGACCCGGATTGCCGACGAACCCGACCAGCCGGTGGTGTCGATGCAGCGCGGTGGCAGCAGCCTGGACACCTGGGTGCTGACCAGCGGCGAAGTGGACACTTTTTCCCTGCTGCCCGGCCAGCTGCGCCCGATCGACCTGCGCCACAAGCGCCGGCTGGTGACCAGCCGCGCTGCCGAAAATCTGTTCTGGATGGGGCGCTATGCCGAACGCGCCGAACAGCGCGTGCGTCTGGCGCACTGGGCGCTGGAATGGCTGGCGGTCAACCACACCAGCAGCCCCGGCGGCGAACACCTGCCGCTGCTGGCACGGCTGTGCTGGCATATGAGCCTGCTGCCCGGCCCAGCACCCACCCACACCACCCCTGGCGCGCTGGCGCACGCCATCCGAATTGGCCTGGTGGATGCCGACGCCGCCTGGAGTGTGGCGCACACCCTGGCCGCACTGGCCGCCGCCGCCTCGCCCGTGCGCGACCGGCTGTCGCCCACCTATTCGCGTCTGGTGCTGGCCACCAGCCGGCGCTTTTCCGGCCAGCAGGCGCAGCGCGCCCATCAGGGCGACTACAGCAACGCCGAAGCGCTGGCCGACCTGGAACAACTGGCCGTCGAGCTGGTGGCGATTGCCGGCGAACAGGCCGACCACATGACCCGCGACGACGGCTGGCGCTTTCTGGCCATTGGCCGCCATCTGGAACGGCTGAACCTGCTGTCGATGCAGCTGGGACAAAGCTTTGCCGGCCTTTGGCCACCGCACGGTGCGGCATTTGAGCTGCTGCTGGCACTGTTTGACAGCTCGCTGACCTACCGCAGCTACTACCAGTGCCGCCAGGAAATTCCCGCCCTGCTCGACCTGCTGGTGTGCGACGACGGCAACCCGCGCGCGCTCAATGCCGTGCTGACCAGCCTGCGCAGCGAACTGGGCGCGCTGCCCAGCCTGCCTGGCACCGCCGAACTGGCCACCCTGCTGCCGGTACAATGCCCGACGCTGGAAGCGCTGTGCCAGCGCACGCCCTCTGGCCAGCTGGACACCCTGCGCTGTTTCACCCAGCATCTGCAGCATGTCAGCGCCAGACTGTCCGACGAAATCGGCCTGCACTACTTCAACCACAATCCGGCCTGGCAGCCGGACGACCTGATGCCGAGCAGCCGATGCTGA
- a CDS encoding TetR/AcrR family transcriptional regulator — translation MDSANKDTATRILDAAERLFVEHGFEATSLRTITQQAEVNLAAVNYHFGSKDALFQAVLVRRLAPLNQQCVAELDVLEKSGTPVTVEAVLMTFIRPCLALSKDPNRGGAMFVRLLSRTFVENHRLIRDTLPQQYSEFVSRYSKAFARVLPELKGEELAWRLHLAFGMMFNAFAGNDVLKIFVKSDIVSARDPDTVVRHMIPFVVAGLTRPASVL, via the coding sequence ATGGATAGCGCCAACAAGGACACCGCCACCCGCATTCTGGATGCAGCAGAGCGGCTGTTTGTCGAGCACGGCTTCGAGGCCACCTCGCTGCGGACCATTACCCAGCAGGCCGAGGTCAATCTGGCTGCGGTCAACTACCACTTTGGCTCCAAGGATGCGCTATTTCAGGCGGTGCTGGTGCGCCGGCTGGCCCCCCTGAACCAGCAATGCGTGGCCGAGCTGGATGTGCTGGAAAAATCCGGCACGCCCGTTACCGTGGAAGCGGTGCTGATGACCTTCATCCGCCCCTGTCTGGCGCTGTCCAAAGACCCCAACCGTGGCGGGGCCATGTTTGTCCGCCTGCTGTCGCGCACCTTTGTGGAAAACCACCGGCTGATCCGCGACACCCTGCCACAGCAATACAGCGAATTTGTCAGCCGCTACAGCAAGGCGTTTGCCCGGGTGCTGCCCGAGCTGAAGGGCGAAGAACTGGCCTGGCGGCTGCATCTGGCGTTTGGCATGATGTTCAATGCCTTTGCCGGCAACGATGTGCTGAAAATTTTTGTCAAGAGCGACATCGTCTCGGCCCGCGACCCGGATACCGTGGTGCGCCACATGATTCCGTTTGTGGTGGCCGGGCTGACCCGGCCAGCCAGCGTGCTGTAA
- a CDS encoding transglutaminase family protein: MLNFTDNRPTVLHISHVTTYRYASRVDLAMHLLHLEPLRRADQQLEAFRLDIDPPVTRNIASLDYFGNPQHHLTLHTPHHSLSVRAESRVRRLPQPCPQAEHSPSWESVREAMRFQAGQPFQAAAEYGFPSEFVPLHPAFADYALLEFWPGRSLLGAAIGLTSRIHREFTYATASTDLATPALEAFYQRRGVCQDFSHIMIACLRSLGLPARYVSGYLLTEPPPGQPRLLGVDASHAWVAVYCPQHGWVELDPTNNMLAGTSHAVIACGRDYADVAPLRGVIQGGGSHTLSVAVSVVPEGEFR, from the coding sequence ATGCTGAACTTCACCGACAACCGGCCCACCGTGCTGCATATCTCGCACGTCACCACCTACCGCTACGCCAGCCGGGTGGATCTGGCCATGCATCTGCTGCACCTGGAGCCGCTGCGCCGCGCCGACCAGCAGCTGGAAGCGTTTCGCCTGGACATCGACCCACCTGTCACCCGCAACATTGCCTCGCTCGACTACTTTGGCAACCCGCAGCATCACCTCACCCTGCACACCCCGCACCACAGCCTGAGCGTGCGCGCCGAAAGCCGGGTGCGCCGCCTGCCCCAGCCCTGCCCGCAAGCCGAGCACAGCCCGTCGTGGGAATCGGTGCGCGAGGCCATGCGCTTTCAGGCTGGCCAGCCGTTTCAGGCGGCCGCCGAGTATGGGTTTCCGTCTGAGTTCGTGCCGCTGCATCCGGCCTTTGCCGATTACGCCTTGCTGGAGTTCTGGCCTGGCCGCTCCCTGCTGGGGGCCGCCATCGGCCTGACCAGCCGCATTCACCGTGAATTCACCTACGCCACCGCCAGCACCGACCTGGCCACCCCGGCGCTGGAAGCGTTTTACCAGCGTCGCGGCGTGTGCCAGGATTTTTCCCATATCATGATTGCCTGCCTGCGCAGCCTGGGCCTGCCTGCCCGCTATGTCAGCGGCTATTTGCTCACCGAGCCACCGCCCGGCCAGCCGCGCCTGCTGGGCGTGGACGCCAGCCACGCCTGGGTGGCGGTGTACTGCCCACAACACGGCTGGGTGGAGCTTGACCCCACCAACAATATGCTGGCCGGCACCAGCCATGCGGTCATTGCCTGTGGTCGGGACTACGCCGACGTGGCCCCGCTGCGCGGGGTGATTCAGGGCGGCGGCAGCCATACCCTGTCGGTGGCGGTGAGTGTGGTGCCGGAGGGTGAGTTCAGATAA